A segment of the Cellvibrio sp. KY-YJ-3 genome:
GGGCAACCGGGTTGAAGAAACCAATGCGCTCAATGAAACGACCATTACGGGCGCTGCGGCTGTTGGTTACGGTCAGATGATAAAAAGGGCGCTTTTTAGAGCCACCACGAGACAGACGAATAGTTACCATTGAGGTCTTCTTCCTGTGTTTACTGGTAAGGGAAAGGCAAGCTTTCCGGTTAAAAATCGTTAGTCGCACAATAAGCTATGCGAAAGGCGCGGCATTTTAAGGGAAAGATATTACTTTGTATAGGGCAATAAACTAATCCAGAGAATTAACCCACCCCATTAGCTATGGGGCGGCAGTAATTCAACCACTAGATCTAGACAAACATATCCGCAAAACGATTAGTGAAAGACAAATCAATCGGCTGGGCA
Coding sequences within it:
- the rpsP gene encoding 30S ribosomal protein S16, with the protein product MVTIRLSRGGSKKRPFYHLTVTNSRSARNGRFIERIGFFNPVARGQEERLRIDADRLQYWVGQGAQFSERAEQLVKESKKAA